In a single window of the Tetrapisispora phaffii CBS 4417 chromosome 11, complete genome genome:
- the TPHA0K00180 gene encoding uncharacterized protein: protein MGKRGIVSLQQNNKVSALQSKETNVKRQKHDAYENAKVLTRSMYLDLDLRPNLGFSGQDDDNNMEHAWGRAVNSSNFLVFTDGESNQKGNNSIMNLDEIPERTSTPVSSRMKEKMHIDSGNQDNETHIQIALRRISDILNKELDIHPVETELNNNTGTPFRYTNYSAFDSKSDNGDDDCDFKYCQHTSLNGGLNRKCHGEVRFIPTCQELDPMEDILEDEDNECTYFSSGCEGTYQGSN from the coding sequence ATGGGTAAAAGAGGTATAGTCAGTCTCCAACAGAATAACAAGGTGAGTGCTTTGCAAAGCAAAGAGACTAATGTCAAGAGACAGAAGCATGATGCTTATGAAAATGCTAAAGTTTTAACTAGATCAATGTATTTAGATCTAGATTTAAGACCTAATTTGGGGTTTTCGGGCcaagatgatgataataacaTGGAGCATGCCTGGGGACGTGCAGTGAATTCAAGTAATTTTTTGGTGTTTACAGATGGAGAGTCGAATCAGAAGGGCAACAATAGCATTATGAATCTCGATGAAATTCCAGAAAGGACCTCAACACCAGTCAGTTCCAGAATGAAAGAGAAGATGCACATCGACTCTGGCAATCAGGATAATGAGACGCACATCCAAATTGCGCTAAGAAGAATATCcgatatattaaataaagaattagaTATTCATCCAGTCGAGACCGAGTTAAACAACAATACAGGAACTCCATTCCGGTACACGAATTATTCTGCTTTTGATTCTAAATCTGATAATGGAGATGATGATTGtgatttcaaatattgtcAACATACGTCATTGAATGGTGGTTTAAATAGAAAATGCCATGGTGAAGTAAGATTTATCCCAACATGCCAAGAACTAGACCCAATGGAAGATATTCTGGAAGATGAGGACAATGAATGTACGTATTTTTCAAGTGGCTGCGAGGGTACATATCAAGGAAGCAATTAA
- the HSP42 gene encoding heat shock protein HSP42, whose translation MNFEREGFPFYDFFNSRDERPGMNYMQQNRYPNYLFNPYSGSFPFPFADSSFGHPYYYRPIYDYLDESDEDLEDDNISDANKEGANTPAYYHSKKSKARHPFYEPPSNRPGNDNADLEKTPGTVKNNNKLKTNEEDLGTANDDSSLPKDVVQVSKPLSILNKPFSPAVNVYNNENAYDVVVSLPGSDSKSFNLDYHPSSHELIIKGSIDDRFVSDAKYLKVTEIKYGSFKRNIKFPVYPGIKDDSIKATYSNGLLHINIPKLSNEVPKKRAKKSIAIQEVPDEELQFEKNPNPIKG comes from the coding sequence atgaattttgaGAGAGAAGGTTTCCCTTTCTATGATTTCTTTAACTCCAGAGATGAAAGACCTGGGATGAACTATATGCAACAGAACAGGTACCCTAACTACCTATTTAACCCTTACAGTGGTAGCTTCCCTTTCCCTTTCGCAGACAGTTCTTTTGGGCATCCTTATTACTACAGACCTATTTATGATTATTTAGATGAATCAGATGAAGATCTTGAAGATGACAATATCAGTGATGCCAATAAGGAAGGTGCTAATACACCAGCTTATTATCATAGTAAAAAAAGTAAAGCTAGACATCCATTTTATGAACCTCCTAGCAACAGACCCGGTAATGATAATGCTGATTTAGAGAAGACTCCTGGTActgttaaaaataacaataaactGAAGacaaatgaagaagatctTGGAACTGCAAATGATGACTCGTCACTTCCAAAAGATGTTGTACAAGTCTCTAAACCTCTTTCCATTTTAAACAAACCGTTTTCTCCTGCCGTTAACGTGTACAACAACGAGAATGCTTATGACGTTGTTGTGTCTTTGCCAGGCTCTGATtcaaaatcttttaatttagATTACCATCCCTCTTCTCATGAGTTGATCATAAAGGGTTCTATTGATGATAGGTTTGTCTCTGACGccaaatatttaaaggtGACAGAAATCAAATATGGTTCATTTAAGAGAAACATAAAGTTTCCTGTCTATCCCGGCATTAAAGACGACAGCATCAAAGCCACATATTCTAATGGATTACTGCATATAAACATCCCAAAATTGTCTAATGAGGTACCAAAGAAGAGAGCTAAGAAGTCTATAGCAATTCAAGAGGTCCCGGATGAAGAATTGCAGTTCGAAAAAAACCCCAATCCTATTAAGGGATAG
- the URA1 gene encoding dihydroorotate dehydrogenase (similar to Saccharomyces cerevisiae URA1 (YKL216W)) translates to MPASLSTELLGSVFENPFMNASGVHCMYVNELDELSESKAGAFITKSSTPSERAGNPEPRYISVPLGSINSMGLPNQGFEYYLDYALQRQKKHPDSEPLFFSIAGMSIDENLSMLEKLQNSEFNGITELNLSCPNVPGKPQLAYDFELTKEILTRVFTFFKKPLGVKLPPYFDFAHFDIMAEILNGFPLAYVNCINSIGNGLFIDIDNESVVVKPKNGFGGIGGEYVKPTALANVRAFYTRLNPSIKVIGTGGIKNGKDVFEHLLCGATMVQIGTELQKEGVSIFERLESELKQVMNNKGYKTIDEFRGKLNSL, encoded by the coding sequence ATGCCTGCCTCTTTGTCTACTGAATTACTGGGTTCTGTTTTCGAAAACCCTTTTATGAATGCCTCTGGTGTCCATTGTATGTATGTGAATGAACTTGATGAGCTTTCTGAATCGAAAGCTGGTGCTTTTATTACAAAGAGTAGCACTCCTTCTGAGAGAGCTGGTAATCCGGAACCACGTTACATCTCGGTTCCTTTGGGTAGTATTAACTCCATGGGTTTACCTAACCAAGGATTTGAATACTATCTAGATTATGCTCTCCAACGTCAAAAGAAACATCCAGACAGTGAACCATTGTTCTTTTCTATAGCCGGTATGAGTATCGATGAGAATTTGTCTATGTTGGAAAAGTTACAGAATAGTGAGTTTAATGGAATCActgaattaaatttatcCTGTCCAAATGTCCCAGGCAAACCACAACTTGCATATGATTTTGAGCTAACCAAAGAAATCTTAACCAGAGTGTTTACATTTTTCAAGAAACCATTAGGTGTAAAGTTGCCACCATACTTTGATTTTGCACATTTCGATATCATGGcagaaattttaaatggATTCCCACTAGCCTATGTTAACTGCATCAATAGTATTGGCAACGGTTTATTCATTGATATCGATAACGAATCTGTTGTTGTCAAACCTAAAAATGGTTTTGGTGGTATTGGTGGCGAGTACGTTAAGCCAACAGCTTTGGCAAATGTTCGTGCTTTTTACACACGTTTGAATCCATCTATCAAAGTTATTGGAACAGGCGGTATCAAAAATGGTAAAGATGTTTTCGAACATCTATTATGTGGTGCTACTATGGTACAAATTGGTACtgaattacaaaaagaaggtgtttcaatttttgaaagattaGAATCAGAATTAAAACAAGTGATGAATAACAAAGGTTATAAAACTATTGACGAATTTCGTGGTAAATTAAACAGTTTATAG
- the STP1 gene encoding Stp1p (similar to Saccharomyces cerevisiae STP1 (YDR463W) and STP2 (YHR006W); ancestral locus Anc_5.586), with protein MTSESAMEEEFMEDAMPMGTVIPTPGANEKEVCDSVDEKTLYNGNQEMMTIDAKKFVYIPETPASAISGTPSSDMKSPSNRSVGSSLSLYSNQKTMGEFVCHYCDAVFRIRGYLTRHIKKHAIQKAFHCPFYNDSASSKLKCHTTGGFSRRDTYKAHLKIRHFMYPTGVKPRDRHKSSGYCSQCGEFFKTTERWVETHIESGNCKGLPEGYLKTFECEKKSGGIRMIKTSTGHSRFISTAQSMVDPKILLNKDALEAMAIVANNSEKKHAMSTKYVKSPLSIGSSKINCVKKQSLDERWHSEDKEKKVGEDYTDFISSLEPISEHTAAYSLNESNEKSSFKNNLQSVRATVDNTKSNDPHMKQTAQEAAQELDFLRFSYYENLNPLQSSTTAIINKEIAALYDIKNFSNVPLDLEQCPIFNKLPDNKEPGQLDRSTDKQTIEPDLDYFFVGSLESNSVAEKQLKENEKYLNFYNYMFGSEL; from the coding sequence ATGACGAGTGAATCTGCAATGGAGGAAGAGTTTATGGAGGATGCAATGCCCATGGGAACCGTTATTCCTACTCCCGGGGCTAATGAAAAGGAGGTTTGTGATTCTGTGGACGAAAAGACACTATACAATGGAAACCAGGAGATGATGACGATAGATGCGAAAAAGTTTGTGTACATTCCAGAGACACCAGCAAGTGCTATCTCTGGGACACCTTCATCAGACATGAAATCTCCGTCTAATAGGAGTGTCGGCTCAAGCTTGAGCCTTTATTCAAATCAGAAGACTATGGGTGAGTTTGTTTGCCATTATTGTGATGCTGTGTTCCGCATAAGAGGTTATTTGACAAGGCACATTAAGAAACATGCTATCCAAAAGGCTTTTCACTGTCCATTTTACAACGACTCCGCCTCTTCAAAACTAAAATGTCATACTACAGGTGGATTCTCCAGAAGAGATACTTATAAGGCACATTTGAAAATCAGACACTTCATGTATCCCACTGGTGTAAAACCAAGGGATCGTCATAAATCTTCAGGATACTGCTCCCAATGTGGTGAATTTTTCAAGACTACAGAAAGGTGGGTCGAAACTCATATCGAATCTGGAAATTGTAAAGGTCTGCCGGAAGGGTATCTGAAGACCTTCGAATGCGAGAAGAAATCCGGAGGAATACGAATGATCAAAACTTCCACAGGCCATTCAAGATTTATTTCCACTGCACAGAGTATGGTCGATCCGAAAATTCTACTAAACAAAGATGCATTGGAAGCAATGGCAATCGTTGCAAATAACTCAGAGAAAAAGCATGCTATGTCAACAAAGTATGTAAAAAGTCCGTTGTCAATTGGCTCGTCAAAGATTAACTGCGTAAAGAAACAGAGCCTAGATGAAAGATGGCATTCAGAGGACAAGGAAAAGAAAGTTGGTGAAGATTACACCGATTTCATATCGTCATTAGAACCAATCTCAGAACACACCGCTGCTTATTCTTTGAATGAGTCGAACGAGAAATCaagtttcaaaaacaatttGCAATCAGTGAGGGCAACCGTTGATAACACAAAATCTAACGATCCCCATATGAAACAAACTGCCCAAGAGGCAGCTCAAGAGCTGGATTTCTTGAGATTCAGTTACTATGAAAATCTGAACCCATTGCAATCTTCAACAACCGCAATCATCAATAAGGAAATTGCTGCTCTATACGACATAAAGAATTTCAGCAACGTCCCACTAGATTTAGAACAATGCCCAATATTCAACAAACTCCCGGACAACAAAGAACCTGGACAGCTAGACCGTTCCACCGACAAACAAACAATTGAACCAGATCTTGACTATTTCTTCGTGGGTTCCTTGGAGTCGAACTCAGTGGCAGAGAAGCAATTGAAAGAGAACGAAAAATATCTGAATTTCTATAATTACATGTTTGGTTCAGAACTGTAA
- the TPHA0K00220 gene encoding uncharacterized protein (similar to Saccharomyces cerevisiae YMD8 (YML038C); ancestral locus Anc_5.585) has translation MSNKLLAVFLVGRYLNSIVLSVYNKWMFDPVNGISVPYPILISSFPQLMLFVLSYTFQDHHANKKNTSQGDHDCNKKEKQNSSIQLNSKTRKFILHIVPIAIATAGDAGFSNTSLKYIPLSIFTIIRSANVVFILLFSVLFNLEQFHKRLVSIIAGIFVGIVIMMSDVNTTSSQITSSDLAFGSILGLVSSCLSGFKIVYTKKSFIGKKSSHHKKVHDPMVQINKISSVAFIILLATSLIVEKPFPNFFNSVLFKSEPLTGNVTPLSIAKGLLFLMFPGVEIFVITYCEFGILQISKLLTLSIAAIAKEIITIALGIMIFKEKFNSLRSLLGMSIILMIVVYYNFQKHSRKHQSKSSWKSPQKKSSLYLLKTNESQTKMVSSQENDEGLSSRNVDIQMSF, from the coding sequence ATGAGCAATAAATTGTTGGCTGTGTTTCTAGTAGGTCGATATTTGAATTCTATTGTTCTTTCCGTGTACAACAAGTGGATGTTCGATCCTGTGAATGGTATAAGTGTTCCTTATCCAATTCTAATCTCTTCGTTTCCTCAACTAATGCTATTTGTACTGTCATATACGTTTCAAGATCATCATGCTAACAAAAAGAATACCTCACAAGGGGATCATGACTGtaataaaaaagagaaaCAAAATAGTTctattcaattgaatagTAAGACAAGAAAATTCATACTGCATATCGTTCCAATTGCAATCGCGACTGCTGGGGACGCTGGGTTCTCTAATACATCATTGAAATACATTCCCTTGTCGATATTCACAATAATAAGATCAGCAAATGTTGTGTTTATCTTACTCTTCAGCGTACTGTTCAACCTGGAACAGTTCCACAAACGTCTGGTATCAATAATAGCTGGCATATTTGTTGGCATTGTAATCATGATGTCTGATGTGAACACAACTTCTTCGCAGATCACATCGAGTGATTTAGCCTTTGGTTCAATTCTGGGATTGGTCAGTAGTTGTCTGTCAGGGTTCAAGATAGTGTACACGAAGAAGTCATTTATTGGTAAGAAGAGCAGTCACCACAAGAAAGTTCACGACCCGATGGTACagattaataaaatatcatctgTAGCATTCATAATACTGCTTGCCACCTCATTAATCGTTGAAAAACCATTTCCAAACTTCTTCAATTCCGTTCTATTCAAAAGTGAACCATTGACAGGGAATGTTACGCCATTATCCATTGCTAAAGGATTACTGTTCCTGATGTTTCCCGGAGTCGAAATCTTTGTGATTACATATTGCGAATTTGGAATATTGCAGATCTCCAAACTGTTGACTTTATCGATCGCAGCCATCGCAAAAGAGATCATTACAATTGCCCTGGGAATCATGATCTTCAAAGAGAAATTCAACAGTTTAAGAAGTTTACTGGGAATGTCCATCATCCTCATGATAGTGGTGTATTACAATTTCCAAAAACATTCACGGAAACACCAGTCGAAGAGCTCATGGAAATCGCCACAGAAGAAGAGCTCCTTGTACCTCTTAAAGACCAACGAATCACAAACAAAAATGGTAAGCTCACAAGAGAATGACGAAGGGTTGTCTTCAAGAAATGTCGACATTCAAATGTCCTTTTGA
- the MRPL28 gene encoding mitochondrial 54S ribosomal protein mL40 (similar to Saccharomyces cerevisiae MRPL28 (YDR462W); ancestral locus Anc_5.584), translating into MTVSIQVTRKMIMQTSPKGLYAGGMFVRGKKTKTKGSLSPMTQRVVTQLSVMSAGRKQPKMLKLSKEDLVKHQLIQKSWAIYNADLRAKRDADLEKQYCSLRDAMATLQEISPELYKIANADESDRKFPLEMKVPTDYPPNKVWQYEFRSGKN; encoded by the coding sequence ATGACAGTTAGTATTCAAGTCACAAGAAAAATGATCATGCAGACCTCCCCCAAAGGGTTGTATGCTGGGGGGATGTTTGTTAGGGGCAAGAAGACGAAAACCAAGGGCAGTTTGTCTCCAATGACACAGAGGGTTGTCACACAGTTGAGTGTGATGTCGGCTGGGCGAAAACAACCAAAAATGCTGAAACTATCGAAGGAAGATCTAGTGAAACACCAGTTGATCCAGAAAAGTTGGGCTATCTACAACGCCGATTTGCGTGCGAAGAGAGACGCTGACTTGGAGAAACAGTACTGCTCGTTGCGCGATGCAATGGCCACTCTGCAAGAGATCAGCCCAGAGCTGTACAAGATCGCAAATGCAGATGAATCCGACAGGAAGTTCCCATTGGAAATGAAGGTCCCTACCGACTACCCTCCAAACAAGGTGTGGCAATACGAGTTTAGGTCCGGCAAGAACTGA